Proteins from a single region of Haloarcula laminariae:
- a CDS encoding type IV pilin N-terminal domain-containing protein → MDIKRLFEDDDAVSPVIGVILMVAITVILAAVIASFVLGLGDQAGDPSPQASWSFSYDEGNTSTDSFGTSSSASDDGTLVISHDGGDSVTVDNIDVTGSTNSGGNLVDDAGYTSGDELSAGSSFSVLVSSDDTVRIIWNNPNGDSSNTLAEHEV, encoded by the coding sequence ATGGATATCAAACGACTATTCGAAGACGACGACGCGGTATCGCCGGTCATCGGGGTTATCCTGATGGTCGCAATCACAGTCATCCTCGCGGCCGTCATCGCCAGTTTCGTTCTCGGGCTGGGCGACCAGGCCGGTGACCCATCACCGCAGGCCAGCTGGAGCTTCTCCTACGATGAAGGCAATACCTCTACCGATTCGTTCGGTACAAGTAGCAGTGCTAGCGATGATGGCACTTTAGTTATCTCGCATGATGGGGGAGATAGCGTAACTGTAGATAATATTGACGTAACAGGATCCACTAACAGTGGTGGTAACCTTGTTGACGACGCAGGTTACACGTCTGGAGATGAACTGTCTGCTGGTTCATCTTTTTCCGTTCTGGTAAGCAGTGATGACACTGTTCGAATTATTTGGAACAATCCGAACGGTGATTCCAGCAATACTCTTGCAGAACATGAGGTGTGA
- a CDS encoding type IV pilin N-terminal domain-containing protein: MDIKQLLNDDDAVSPVIGVILMVAITVILAAVIASFVLGLGDQAGDAAPQVSVDCNFPSSSDNNMIHDGGDNLEESNLNLNNNGSTNLNSAPSGSTFRSGDTIAEGGGIDEGTQLIWENPNSDSTSIIAEC; the protein is encoded by the coding sequence ATGGATATTAAACAACTCCTCAACGACGACGATGCAGTATCGCCGGTTATTGGGGTCATCCTGATGGTTGCAATTACGGTCATCCTCGCAGCCGTCATCGCAAGTTTCGTCCTTGGGTTGGGAGACCAAGCTGGAGACGCCGCGCCACAGGTGAGCGTTGATTGTAACTTTCCCAGTAGTTCAGACAATAATATGATTCATGACGGCGGCGACAATCTTGAAGAGAGTAATCTGAATCTGAATAACAATGGGAGTACAAATCTAAATAGTGCACCCTCTGGGAGTACCTTCCGCTCTGGAGACACTATTGCGGAAGGTGGCGGTATTGACGAGGGCACTCAGCTGATATGGGAGAACCCGAACTCTGACAGCACATCCATCATTGCGGAGTGCTAA
- the hpt gene encoding hypoxanthine/guanine phosphoribosyltransferase encodes MEKLQESLLDAPIIEKDGYHYFVHPISDGVPMLRPELLREIVIKIIRKAELEDVDKIVTPAAMGIHISTAVSLMTDIPLVVVRKRQYGLDGEVALSQVTGYSENEMYVNDVYDGDRVLVLDDVLSTGGTLAALTGALEDIGADICDVVCVIKKDDGQNKLDEAGYEAKTLINVVVEDGEVVITDEYGDG; translated from the coding sequence ATGGAAAAGCTGCAGGAGTCGTTGCTCGACGCGCCAATCATCGAGAAGGATGGGTACCACTACTTCGTCCACCCTATCAGCGACGGCGTACCGATGTTACGGCCCGAGTTGCTGCGCGAGATCGTCATCAAGATAATTCGGAAGGCCGAACTCGAAGACGTCGACAAGATTGTCACCCCGGCGGCGATGGGCATCCACATCTCGACGGCGGTGTCGCTGATGACCGACATCCCGCTCGTGGTCGTCCGCAAGCGCCAGTACGGCCTCGACGGGGAGGTCGCGCTGTCGCAGGTCACGGGCTACTCCGAGAACGAGATGTACGTTAACGACGTCTACGACGGCGACCGCGTGCTCGTTCTCGACGACGTGCTCTCGACGGGCGGGACGCTGGCGGCACTGACCGGCGCGCTGGAGGACATCGGCGCCGACATCTGTGACGTGGTCTGTGTCATCAAGAAAGACGACGGCCAGAACAAGCTCGACGAGGCCGGCTACGAGGCCAAGACGCTCATCAACGTCGTCGTCGAGGACGGCGAAGTGGTCATCACGGACGAGTACGGCGACGGGTAA
- a CDS encoding GtrA family protein — protein MSVGDRLRGLVPDRFESLVSGVRFGQFLSVGIVGAISDNAVLAVLGLAFGVPDLWAKAAGVETAIVVMFLVNEHWTFSGDGEAGLRPFLKRLGKSHLVRTGGVTVQLVVYWVLTQQLTVELVVAGRDLWFIAASPIAIAAAMSVNYVFESLFTWQVHHDDSP, from the coding sequence ATGAGCGTCGGCGACCGGCTCCGCGGACTGGTGCCCGACCGCTTCGAATCGCTCGTCTCCGGCGTCCGGTTCGGCCAGTTTCTCTCGGTCGGCATCGTCGGAGCCATCAGCGACAACGCGGTGTTGGCGGTGCTGGGCCTGGCCTTCGGCGTCCCCGACCTCTGGGCGAAAGCCGCCGGCGTCGAGACCGCTATCGTGGTGATGTTTCTGGTCAACGAACACTGGACCTTCTCGGGGGACGGCGAGGCCGGCCTGCGGCCGTTCCTCAAGCGGCTGGGGAAATCACACCTCGTCAGGACCGGCGGCGTCACCGTCCAGCTGGTCGTCTACTGGGTGTTGACCCAACAGCTGACGGTCGAGCTGGTGGTCGCCGGTCGGGACCTGTGGTTCATCGCCGCCAGTCCGATCGCCATCGCCGCAGCGATGTCGGTGAACTACGTCTTCGAGAGCCTCTTCACCTGGCAGGTCCACCACGACGACAGCCCATAG
- a CDS encoding glycosyltransferase has product MSTTVGVVVPAFRPDVGELRRYVTAIEETLDPETVVIELDAPKEGVKAQLEDLPAIIETVPYRRGKGAAITAGFEFLETDVLVFADADGSTPADSLDSVADRVSSGGADLAVGSRRHPDSEVASHQTFARRFLGDGFAWLAGTLLTVSLHDYQCGAKAISADGWEQVRSHLYEPGFAWDVELAAIAGALDLRVAEVPIQWEDRPGSTVSPVRDSVALFRALLSARHRAKQLSDDRLHTAIAAAREQPTALVERDR; this is encoded by the coding sequence ATGTCGACGACCGTCGGTGTAGTTGTCCCGGCCTTCCGTCCGGACGTGGGGGAGTTGCGGCGGTACGTGACCGCCATCGAAGAGACGCTTGACCCGGAGACGGTCGTCATCGAACTCGACGCGCCCAAGGAGGGCGTCAAGGCACAGCTGGAAGACCTCCCGGCCATCATCGAAACCGTCCCGTACCGGCGCGGCAAGGGGGCCGCAATCACGGCCGGGTTCGAGTTCCTGGAGACGGACGTGCTGGTGTTTGCCGACGCCGACGGCTCGACCCCGGCGGACTCGCTCGACTCGGTCGCCGACCGCGTCAGCTCCGGTGGGGCCGACCTCGCCGTCGGGTCACGGCGCCACCCCGACTCGGAGGTCGCCAGCCACCAGACGTTCGCCCGCCGGTTCCTGGGCGACGGCTTCGCGTGGCTCGCCGGCACCCTGCTTACGGTCTCGCTGCACGACTACCAGTGCGGCGCGAAGGCCATCAGCGCCGACGGGTGGGAGCAGGTCCGCTCGCACCTGTACGAGCCCGGCTTCGCCTGGGACGTGGAACTCGCCGCCATCGCGGGCGCCCTCGACCTCCGCGTCGCGGAGGTACCCATCCAATGGGAGGACCGCCCCGGCTCGACCGTCTCGCCGGTCCGGGACTCGGTAGCGCTGTTCCGGGCGCTGCTGTCGGCGAGACACCGCGCGAAGCAACTGAGCGACGACAGGCTCCACACGGCCATCGCCGCGGCCCGCGAACAGCCGACCGCCCTCGTCGAACGAGACCGATGA